From a region of the Lactuca sativa cultivar Salinas chromosome 4, Lsat_Salinas_v11, whole genome shotgun sequence genome:
- the LOC111893701 gene encoding protein ALP1-like has translation MRYNARGKRGFTGLQKCVAAIKLMAMGESPDSVDDYMRMSERTARESLYLLARGVVETFGDQYLRKPSLHDMQQLYAAHEERHGFPGMLGSIDCTHWKWRNCLMAWKGQYSSGHHGAPLLVLEVVASQDLWIWHAFFGVAGSNNDVNVLDQSPIFDDLLSGKASNAPFTLNENEYKFGYYLTDGIYPQYSTVVKAFRHPIDPRDKYFKRRQEGARKDVERAFGVLKSKWHIVEHAARPYELDTLRYIMYACIIMHNMVVEDKGRNIATYSPTEPRHVQFQPRT, from the coding sequence ATGAGATATAATGCTAGAGGCAAACGAGGCTTCACAGGGTTGCAAAAATGTGTTGCTGCAATTAAACTTATGGCAATGGGGGAGTCACCCGATTCTGTTGACGATTATATGAGAATGTCTGAGAGGACCGCACGAGAAAGTTTGTATTTATTGGCAAGAGGTGTTGTCGAAACATTCGGTGACCAATACTTGCGCAAACCTTCGTTGCATGATATGCAACAATTATATGCGGCGCATGAAGAAAGACATGGTTTTCCGGGTATGCTTGGGAGCATTGACTGCACACACTGGAAATGGAGAAATTGTCTCATGGCGTGGAAAGGCCAGTATTCGAGCGGTCATCATGGAGCGCCTTTGTTGGTATTAGAGGTTGTTGCTTCAcaagatttatggatttggcATGCTTTTTTCGGGGTTGCGGGTTCTAACAACGACGTCAACGTTCTCGATCAATCACCGATATTTGACGATCTTTTGTCAGGAAAAGCCTCGAATGCTCCTTTCACATTAAATGAAAATGAATATAAGTTTGGGTATTACCTTACAGACGGAATATATCCACAATATTCTACGGTTGTGAAGGCGTTTCGCCACCCAATAGATCCAAGGGACAAATATTTCAAGAGACGACAAGAAGGAGCACGTAAGGACGTTGAACGTGCTTTTGGGGTTTTGAAATCAAAATGGCACATTGTTGAACATGCGGCGAGACCTTATGAGTTAGATACTCTACGATatatcatgtatgcatgtatcataatgcataacatggttGTTGAAGATAAAGGACGCAATATTGCAACATATTCTCCTACGGAACCAAGACATGTGCAATTTCAACCAAGGACATGA